A stretch of the SAR86 cluster bacterium genome encodes the following:
- a CDS encoding site-specific integrase, which translates to MAKWTQATVESWLKNKPTGSGLGGKRDRHTYQQDNLRAVVYKTGKLTWYFYRKGIKNEILGTYPAISLKQARALVIKNMSDEFTGENPDGRLTFKEYCNSPKFLREKNKTRKSNQASMKALNNLIVPVIGHIRMDKLTLEDINKFKFGYEAKNSSVNRLLNEIRAVLSHAYKNKAIKNNIQIENLKVDSNPDKRYLLESEIEALRRACREPLEHMTPKQYLQAGHLPLIIDIALFCGCRLGEILKITYADIVAGDESDDSFWKINLRGEITKSGNSRDVLLPEWLKERLSKWWFDNLTKEELAEVIHDRATKKRPRLHHDKRLFPFRSIQTAFEKARDRAELDKDISFHSLRHHFCSNALICGVPIHLVQKMAGHSSITTTEKYLHIIDSDSAKYLDKYWKSIYRYEEPKKIDKKQEPIVSIEGTAVPTLVQPQTSITFDTNKINWNLDDALARAMAYEPLSITTKKTKGKKV; encoded by the coding sequence ATGGCAAAATGGACTCAAGCAACAGTAGAAAGTTGGTTAAAGAATAAACCCACAGGTTCTGGATTGGGTGGAAAGAGAGACAGACATACATATCAACAAGACAATCTAAGGGCTGTTGTATATAAGACTGGTAAGCTCACTTGGTACTTTTACAGGAAAGGTATTAAGAATGAAATATTAGGTACTTATCCTGCTATAAGTCTTAAACAGGCTAGAGCTTTAGTCATTAAGAATATGTCTGACGAGTTCACAGGTGAAAATCCTGACGGAAGACTGACCTTCAAAGAATACTGCAATTCTCCTAAGTTTCTAAGAGAAAAGAACAAGACTAGGAAAAGTAACCAAGCGAGTATGAAAGCTCTCAATAATCTCATTGTTCCTGTAATAGGTCATATTCGAATGGATAAACTTACTTTAGAAGATATTAATAAGTTTAAGTTTGGTTATGAAGCTAAGAACTCTTCTGTTAATAGACTCCTTAATGAGATAAGGGCAGTACTGTCACATGCTTATAAAAACAAAGCTATTAAGAACAATATTCAAATAGAGAACCTAAAGGTAGATAGTAATCCTGACAAAAGATACTTATTAGAATCTGAAATAGAGGCTTTAAGAAGAGCTTGCAGAGAACCTTTAGAACACATGACTCCTAAACAATACCTTCAAGCAGGACACTTACCATTGATTATAGACATTGCTTTATTCTGTGGATGTAGATTGGGAGAGATACTTAAAATCACATATGCAGATATTGTTGCTGGTGATGAATCAGATGATAGCTTCTGGAAGATAAACTTAAGAGGAGAGATAACTAAATCTGGTAACTCTAGAGATGTGCTTCTTCCTGAGTGGTTAAAAGAAAGATTATCTAAGTGGTGGTTCGACAACTTAACTAAAGAAGAACTAGCAGAAGTTATACATGACAGAGCTACAAAGAAACGCCCGAGACTACATCATGATAAAAGACTCTTTCCTTTCCGTTCTATTCAAACTGCTTTTGAGAAAGCAAGGGATAGGGCAGAACTAGACAAAGATATTTCGTTCCACAGTCTTCGACACCATTTCTGCTCTAATGCCCTTATCTGTGGAGTACCAATACATCTAGTTCAGAAAATGGCAGGACATTCATCAATAACAACAACAGAGAAGTATCTACACATAATCGATTCGGACTCTGCCAAGTACCTAGATAAGTATTGGAAGTCTATTTATAGGTACGAAGAACCCAAGAAGATAGACAAGAAACAAGAACCAATAGTTTCTATTGAAGGAACTGCTGTACCAACATTAGTACAACCACAAACAAGCATTACCTTTGATACTAATAAGATTAATTGGAACTTAGACGATGCTTTAGCTAGAGCAATGGCTTATGAACCTTTATCCATTACAACAAAGAAAACTAAAGGGAAGAAGGTGTGA